The DNA sequence TATGGAACCATTCGTTGAGGCCACCTTTCATCACATAGTTGTTTGGATAACCCAGTCCGGTAACAATCGTCCATGCATAATTAGCCGTTTGATCGCCATTCCCATAAAATATGTTTTTTACCTTTTTCTGATTTAAAGTTGCTTCCCACAGCGGATTTTGGAGATCATCAAACGGAATGTTGATGGAACTGGGTATGTTGCATTCCCGGAATTGTGCAGCACTACGAACATCAATAATTTGAATGGTACTGTCTTCGCTGTTAACCGCGCGGGCTACCTGATCAACCGAAAAGTACATGTTGTCGGAAGCCGAGCGGGTAAGTAATTCGTTCGACTTCAGTTGAAACGTTTGAGCCGCGTCGAAAGGCAGAAAAGCAAGGATAATTCCAACTCCGACCAGCAATACTGAATATTTTATTCGTGCATCCATCTTTTTCTTGTTTATAGCTCATTCGTAATATCAGCCTGGCTAAATTTTTTCTCGGCAAGCTCAGCAAGCCAGAATAAGGCAACGGCTGCCACAATCAATATCAGGGTAAAAACTCCAGGTGAAACGCCCATCCATTCGTCAATTCGCATGGCACCTTTGAAATTGTCCAGAAATAGAGTTTCGATGAATGGATAGGTTTCGGCGAACAAAAATGCCCCAACCATTCCACCAGCAAGGAAAATCATTGCGTCAATTTTTCCGATCGAAAGGGCGCTGATTCCGGTTCCGGGGCAATAGCCGCCCATGATAAATCCGGCTCCCATGATCACTCCGCCAACGATTGCCGAGTTGATGTAATACGGATTCACGTAAACCAGTTTTAGGTTTAAAAGGCCAAAGAAACTGAGCAACTGCGATCCAACCAAAGCAACAATGGCTGCCGTGAAAAATACTTTGAGCACAGTGGTGTCGTAGCCGTAAAACATTCCGGCCAGTTTGCGGCTCGATGAAAATCCGGCTTGTTCTAAAGCAAACCCAAAACCGATTCCGATCAAAAAGGCGATCAGAAGGTTAAGCCATTCCGGAAATCCGGATATTATTGAAAGTGGTCCCATAGTTTGAAGGATTGATTTATTGAATTACTGAAATTTATCCCGTCATTGCGAAGTAGCGGAGCGAATGAAGTAATCTGTTGATTAGGTGAGATTGCCGCACTCCCTTTGGTAATTCGCGATGAGGCTGTAAAAATTTGATCTCTCATATCCATAGTTTCCGGAAAAACCAGGCGAAGAGATAGGCCGAACCGAATATGGCGATCATGGTTACAAAACCGGCAACCGAAAACACGGCCATGCCCGAAAGCGCTGCGCCACTGGTGCACCCACGTGCCAACTGTGCTCCGTAAACAAAAAATACACCCCCCAGAAATGCAAAAAACAATCGTTTGTTATTCGATATTTGAGGCGATTTCTCGACCTTGAATTTTAAACGGTGGGAGAGTGCCCCTGAAATAAAACCACCCAACACCATTCCAAAGACTTCTAATGCCAGCCAGTTTTTTAACGGACTTTCGCCATTCTCGAAATACTTGCTGTAATAGGGTGTTTCCATGGCATGTTGATGATCGACAGCGCCTACAATTGCCACTACGGCATATTTAATGCCACCGCTGGCGCCAAGGCCACGTCCTGAAAAAAACATGGCCGACAAAAGAACCAACCCAAGCAGCATTCCTGCCAGGTACGGATTCATGTATTTTCGTTTTTCCATATGTGTAAACTAGTTTGATTCCGACTAGTAAGACAAATTAAGCCGAAGTATTGTTTTGGCGAAGTTTCTGTAACGTTCAAAACCACTCAGAATCTCAAAAATTTCATTCTGTGGGCGGCCTTGATCTACTTCTTCAAATCGTTCAACATCAGTGCATAAAATGTTTGTAAGTATTATGAATTGTTGACATAAAATGAGACGAAAGTAGTGTATATTTGGTTGTAATTAATAGTTGGCGGTAATGTTATGGAGCCTGCATAAATCAAAATTAATATGAAAATTGACAATGAATTAGGTATAGTAGAAATCGGGGAAAACTCTTTTGAGTTTGAGGAATATGATGGAAGCTTGCATTGCGAAATAGACTTACCTGTTTTAAGTAATTTGCATTTTAAGCTTGACGAGATAGATGAAGGCATTTGTTTTAGAACCCATAGTGTTGATGGTTTTGGAAGCTACCTATTTAATGACCTTGAGTTCGCGAAGTCAACAGATATAGTTGTATTTGCTTTTATTTGTCATCAACCGAATAAATACTGGGAAGGACAATGGGGTTTATCAACGATGTTAGCTACTCTAGCTGATGTTATTAAAGATTCGATTGATTTAGATGTTCAATACGAATCGTTAAATATTGAAGATGATTGGAAATATTTAGAAGTTACTTTTTCAATTGATGCAGATTTTAATTTTAGTGAGCTACTTGAGAAATACTCAACTATTTTAAAAGAGGCAATAAAGCGAACTGAGTTAATATTGTCTGGGGCTATTTGGAAAAAAGATTATGAAGAAAATGAGAAACTTTTTTGCACTGAAATTATATTTCCTTTATTAAGAAAAATGGATTTTATTGACGTTCGTTTTAATCATGGAATTCGGGAATATGGCAAAGATTTTACATTTTCCGAGGTTACTAAATTTGGAAATCTTAGACACTTTGCGATTCAAGTAAAAGCGGGAAACCTAAGAGGTAACGTTAATTCGGACATTGATGAAATATTAGGACAGCTTAATGATGCTTTTACTATGCCCTACTATGAAGTGAGTGCAAATGAATCTAGAAATATTTCAATATTTATTATTGCTATAAGTGGTCATTTTACAGAAAATGCGAAAGATAAATTGATTCAAAAAATACCTCAACACTTTAAGGGTTGTGTCTATCTACTTGACAGAGACAAGATTTTAGAATTAATAGAAAGATATTGGAAATAGAACAGTAATAACCACTTCCGACAACATCAGCTACCTGTCAAGCCGGATTTCGGTGCTTCGTTGACAGGAAATTAGTATTTTGAAAGGCAGCTCTTCGTGGACAATTTATCGGAAGTCCCGGCCTGTGTGTAGCTTCCTACGTTAAGGCTATTTTTAGTACGCTTTGAGGAAGGGTTTTAACTTCTTCTATAAAATGAGATTAAGATTAGGAGACGATGGATGTCCGGAAGGATAGGCTACCTTGGAAAACAAAACTAACTGTATCTATGAATCATGAAAAGAACCGTTTTACTAACATTTTCGATTGCAATTTTATCAGTGCTGGCTTGTTCAAAAAAAACAGATTCCGGACAGCCTAATGCTAATTATAAAAACCTGGAAAAAGATTTTATTACCTGGTGGACATATCACGAAAATAACATCATATTATCTTCCAATTTTATTGCCATCGATAATTTGTCGAACCGAATAAGTAAAGAAGATTTCTTTGAGAAACTGACTTCGGGTGATTATATTCCTTTAAAACTAAACTCGAAAGATAGTCTTGTCTATTACAAGCTTTTCAAATTGGATGAAGGCTCGAATAGCGAAATAAGACAGCAAATTAAAAGAAGTTCCACAGCTAACTATATTCACTTTAAAGCGGAAGGTAAGCCTTTTCCGAAATTTCAGTTTTTTGATTTAAACGGAACTGAATACAATAATGAAAATACGAAAGGTAAAATTGTTATTCTCAAATGCTGGTTTATTGGCTGCCATGCTTGCGTTGCCGAATTTCCAGAATTGAATAAACTAGTGAACAATTATCGAAATCGGAAAGATGTTGTCTTTATAAGTTTAGCAACTGATTCGAAAGAAAAATTAAACCAATTTTTAGCTCAAAAAAAGTTCAACTATGCTGTTGTAGCCGACCAGACGAAATTTATAACCAAAGAATTAAATGTGAGTTCGTACCCAACACATCTAATCATTGACTCAAATGGTATAATCCGAAAAGTGGTAAATAAAGCAGATGAAATGATTCTGGCATTAAATGATAAGGAATTTCTGAAGACATCTCTGGCTTCAATTCCTTCTCTACCGGCTTCAAATTAAAACCGCTACTCAGCAGCAAGCTACCCGCAAAGTCGGGTTTCCCGCCACCGCGGACAGGTTGTACTTCTTTAACCGGAACTTAGATCACGATTTTCATTGGGATGATGAAAACAGCACTTTGCAGGAGGTTCACCGGTTAAATTCTACTCAGCGTGTATTTTTGGAACATTTTTGGACCTCCAGAAGTTGTATTACTAAACAACTTTAAAAAATTGGGTTATGGTTTCAGGTATTCAAAAAGAAAAAGCTGAATTGTTCCTGAAATATCATCAGGACAAAGAAATTTTGGTTCTGTTAAACTCATGGGACCCCGGAAGTTCCAAATTAATAGAAGCTTGTGGCTACAAAGCAATCGCAACAACAAGTATGGGAATTGCTGCCTCTTTAGGTTATCCTGACTGCGAGGTCATCCAATTATCGGAAATGATTCACGTGATAATGGGCATTGTAAATGCAGTTCAGGTTCCTGTAACGGTAGATATTGAAGCCGGATATGGAAACAATGTAAATGAAATAATTGAATCGGTTACAAAGATCATTGCTACCGGAATTGTTGGAATAAACATTGAAGACAGCATTGAATTAAGTGCGGAATTAATCGACGAAAATGAATTTTGTGAACGGATATCAGCTATTCGAGCACTGTCTGATTCATTGGGCTTTCATTTAGTCATTAATGCAAGGACTGATTCGTTCTATACTTCGTCAGGTTCGACACGCGAAAAATTAGCTGAATCGATCAAACGTGGCAATAAATACCGGGAGGCTGGTGCCGACTGCATTTTTGTACAACCTGTGTGGGAAAAGGAAACGATTTCGACATTGGTTAAGGAAATTAATGCACCAATTAATATTCTTTCAAACCCTACAATTGGAGGAGGATTACCTCTATCCGTTCGGGAATTGCAGGATTTGGGTGTTGCCCGTTTAAGTTTGGGTTCAGGTTTGATGAAAGCAACTTTAGCTTTAATTAAAAAAGTTGCCAATGAACTTTCAGAGAAAGGTACTTACAACATCTTGCTGGATGGGTTGTCGCCGGTTAGCGAAACTGCATTGGCTTATAAAATGGCAATTGGGTTAAATAAATGATGAACAGCTACTAATTGCAATCTTTATGGCTCTGTTTTTTTAAACCGGAAAGGTTAAGGAAATCTGCTTCGCTGCGTTGGAAGCTATTATATTTGCAACAGTTTTTTCACACAAATGACTAGCCCCAATGAATTTTAGCACGTTCGCGTCTCTTAAAAATCGAAACTACCGATTGTTTTTTATGGGGCAGTCGGTTTCGTTATTGGGAACCTGGATGCAGAAAACTGCTGTAAGTTGGGTTGTTTATTCCCTGACACAGTCAAAATTTATGTTGGGCGTATCGGTGTTCGCAACTCTTTTTCCTACAGCATTGGTTTCATTGTATGGTGGCATCGTAGCCGACAGATATAACCGTTATAAAATTTTGTTGTCAACACAGGTTGTGTCTTTACTGCAAGCTGTTTTATTAACGCTGGCCATCGTATTTTTCAAACAACATGTTGTCTGGGAAATTATTGTTTTGGGTGCAGTATTGGGTGTTATCAACGGATTTGATATGCCAGCACGCCAATCATTGGTCAGAGAATTGGTTGGTCGTAAAGAAGATTTGCCTAATGCCCTGGCTTTAAATTCTTCAATGGTTAACTTGTCGAAACTGATAGGGCCTGCTATCGCTGGTTTTATTTTGGAGAGATTTGGTGATGCAATTTGTTTTGGCATTAATGCCATCAGCTTTATTCCGGTGATTCTTTCGTTGCTCCTGATGAAATTACCAAAGCCAGAACCCAAGCCGAAAGCCGACAAGAACCTTAAATACGAATTTTTAGAGGCTTTTGTTTATATCAAAAATACACCTGTGGTTAGTTCAGTCATTATTTTTGTTGGCATTATGGGTTTGTTGGTTTTGCCGTTTAGCACATTAACTCCTGTATTCGCGAAAGACATTTTTAACGGCTCAGCTTTTACATTAGGAATTATTGACGGAGTGATTGGATTTGGCGCTTTCCTGGGCGCTTTGTTTTTAGCTTCGTTACGGCAGGGATCGAATTTAAGTAAGGTATTAGCTATAAATACATTGGTGTTTGGAATTGGACTTATCTTATTTTCGCAAATAACAGTTTTGTCACTCGCACTTCTGTTTATTGCCATTGGTTCATTTGGAATGATGTCGGTACGAACGATTAGTAATACCATTGTTCAAATTCATGTTCCAAACCAATTTCGTGGGCGAGTCATAAGCATTTATTTGATGGTATTAACGGCGACGATACCTATTGGAAGTTTGATCGTAGGCGCGGTTTCTCATTATATTGGCGTTGAAACCACCGTTTTGATCGAAGGATTTCTGGCTTTGATTGTTGCCATTTTCTATGTTCGGTATCTGAAAAATGAAAAGCTCAAAGATGAAGGACAATCTCTTTTGGAGCAACAACCTCAGGAAGCGTGAACAAAAGCTATGATCTATCAGGGTAAGCGCATCAGCAAATGATCGAATTTGTATCATTTGTATTAATTTAGTGCAACCTTAAAATCTAAATCAAATGACAAAACATTCTCGAAGGCAATTTTTTCAAAATGCGATACCTGTTACCATTGGAACTACCATCGGACTATCAAATGTTAGTGCCATGGGCAATAGCGCTTCAACTTCAATCGAAAAGAAAATGAAAATTGTAGTTGTCGGGGCTCATCCTGATGATCCGGAAACCATATGCGGTGGGTTGATGGCTATGTATTCGGGTTTAGGTCATGAGGTTGTATCGGTCTATTTAACACGGGGCGAAGCTGGTATTGAAGGGAAAACACACGAGGAATCTGCAAAAATTCGCACGGCCGAGGCACTAACTGCATGTGCTATTTTAAAGGTCCGTCCTGAGTTTATTGGTCAAATCGATGGAAATTGTGAAATTACCAGTGAGAGATACGCTCCACTTTTAGACTTATTCAAAAAAGAGAAACCTGATATTGTTCTTACCCATTGGCCAATCGATTCGCATCGCGATCACCGTATTTGTTCCATTTTAGTTTACGATGCATGGTTAAACACGGGACGTAAATCTGCGCTTTACTATTGCGAAGCGATGAGTGGGGTTCAATCGCAAAATTTTGCGCCCACCGATTATGTCGATATTACCGGAGTTGTCGAGCAAAAGCACAAAGCTTGTTTTGCACATGTGAGCCAGGAAATAGAACAGACATACAGCGAACATCACGGGAAAATGGAGAAGTTTCGCGGAATGGAATTTGGTTGCGATTATGCCGAGGCATTTGTCAGGCATGTTAAAAGCCCCGGAATTTACTTGAAGTAGTTTAACTTCTTCAGGAGAGAATTGAAGCCTCAACGTATTGTTTACTAAACTGGACAAGACTTCACATCAATGAATCAGACTTAAAAGCCGGTTGAACTTTAGTGCTTCCGGCTTCTTTCTATTTTTAAATGAAGCGATTGATCCTTATTTCTCTTCTTTTTCTGCCATCAAAACTGCATTTACCGAGCCATGCAGCAGCAATAGTCGTTTGGCTTTTACTTCGTCGTAACCCAGTTCGGTCATAATCATCCGGGTGCCGCGATTAATCAGTTTTTGATTCGTCAATTGCATGTTCACCATTTTATTCCCTTTTACACGTCCGAGTTTAATCATCAGCGAAGTGGTGATCATGTTCAGGATCAGCTTTTGTGAAGTGCCCGATTTCATCCGGGTGCTGCCGGTTAAAAATTCAGGGCCAACAATGGCTTCAATCGGAATGTCAACATTTTGTGCCAAAACACTATCCTTATTATTTACGATGCAACCAGTCAGAATGCCTTCTGTTCGGGCTCTTTTAACTGCTCCAATCACATAGGGAGTCCGCCCCGAAGCAGCAATGCCAACAATAGAATCCAGTTTGCTGAGCTCGTATTTCTCCATATCTTTCCAGGCCTGCTCTTCGTCGTCTTCGGCCATTTCAACTGCTTTACGAATGGCACGGTCGCCGCCGGCAATCAGTCCAATAACCAAATCGTGACCAACTCCGAAGGTGGGTGGAATTTCCGAAGCATCTAAAATGCCCAAACGCCCACTGGTGCCTGCACCCAAGTAGAATAATCGTCCGCCCTTTTTCATGCGCTGATAAACTTCTTCCACCAGTTTTTCAATTTGGGGAATAGCGTTGTGTACGGCTGGTAAAACTTTTTTGTCTTCTTCGTGAATACTTAACAAGAGTTCTTTTACCGATTTTTTTTCCAAATCGTTATACAGCGAATCGGCTTCGGTGGTACTTGTTGTTGTAGTTGTGGTGGTCATTTTTACGTTTACTTTATGCTGTAATATTTCTCTAGCCCGTCAATGGGCTCTTTAATAATCGTTGTTTCTTCGAACCCGAAATAGCTGGCAGTATTGTTCAATATCTGGCTAAAATAGAATGCAACAGAACCAATAAAACCGATTGGATATTGGGTATAATCCGGCAATTTACTTACGTTACGTTCAAAGAATTCCATGAAATTATGCTGCACAAACTCCTGACAATATGCTGAATTGCTATTTTCCGACAAAAAAGGTACAAATTGTGCCAGAAATTGGTTGGGTTTTTCGGTACGGTAAACCCTGTTTAGGGCTTCTTCGCGGGTAATACCGAACTGCTTACCAAATTCGTCGCGTAACCGGCTAGGCATAACATCCTTAAAATAGTCGCCAAGCAATTTTCGTCCCATAACTGAGCCGCTGCCTTCATCGCCTAAAATAAAACCTAGCGGAGAAATCCCATGTGCAATTTGCTTGCCATCATACAAACAAGCATTCGAGCCTGTGCCCAAAATGCAGGCAATCCCGGCCTGATCTCCAAATAAAGCACGGGCTGCTCCCAACACATCGCTGTGAGTTTCCACAATGGCTTCAGGATAAATGCGATTTAAAGCTCTGCGGATGATGTCGCCCTTTTCTGCATTTACAATTCCAGCCCCATAAAAATAAATTTCCTGAATTCCGGTACCAGTTTCCGGGAAGAGCACCTTTTCAACTTCCTGAATAATACTTTCCTCTGGCTGTGAGTAGGGGTTGAGCCCTGATGTTTTAATGTTTTTAATATGACCTGAACCATCAATCAGTTTCCATGATGTTTTAGTCGATCCACTGTCGGCAATAAGTTTCATTTATTATTTGAAATTGGTGATCTTTTGTTTGCGGTGTAAAGATAACGTTTTTGGTGAAAAATGAAATGTATCATATAACATGTATTACCAATATTTGCATGATTCATTAATTCCACTAATTTTGATCCATTATTTCGCGTGAAACCTGAGCCTAAATAATTCCAGACAGAACAGTCTATGTTCAATTGATTTGTATCTTTATGAAATGTAAGCTGTTTTCCCGAAATATTGATTTCTAAACATAAAGACCACGGAAGCTATGAGAACTCTTTTCTTGATCAGTGTGATTTTTCTTATTTCGTTGAAGGTTAGCGCTTCATCGATAATTCGTATCAATCAAATGGGTTATTTGCCTCAATCGGTTAAGGTGGCAGTTTTTCTTTCCGATCAGGATGAGGAACTTTCTAGGTTTCAGTTGTTCGAATCACTTTCAGGAAAATTGGTTTTTGAAGGCACACCAGAACTTGCCGATGCCAGCATTTGGGGCAAACAGAAAGCCTACCGACTTAACTTTACGGCTTTTCATGAAATGGGTGGTTTTATCCTGAAGGCTGGCAACTCTGTATCTCCGTCGTTTCGTATCTCGCCTGATGTTTATAATGGTACTGCCGATTTCATTCTTAATTATATGCGTCAACAGCGTTGTGGGTTCAATCCGTACCTGAATGATTCGTGTCACACGCATGATGGAATTATTGTCGATCATCCTACCAAAACCGGGCAGCACATCGATGTGATTGGGGGGTGGCACGATGCTTCTGATTATTTGCAATACACTACAACTTCTGCAAATGCCATTTATCAGCTACTGTTTGCCTATCAGCAGAACCCATCGGTTTATGGTGATAAGTTTGCCGCCAATGGCAAGCCGGGAGCCAACGGAATCCCGGATATCCTGGACGAAGCCCGCTGGGGTTTGGAATGGCTCCTGAAAATGAATCCGGCGAAAAATGAAATGTACAACCAGATTGCTGATGACCGCGATCACGCCGGATTTCGGATTCCTACCTTGGATACGTTGGGTGGTTATGGATTGGGAGTGTACCGACCGGTTTATTTTGTGACCGGGAAATCGCAGGGATTGGGTAAATATAAAAATCGCTCGACAGGCGTTTCGTCAACGGCAGCAAAGTTCAGTTCGTCGTTTGCTTTAGGCGCTTCAGTCTTTAAACATATTGATCCAACGTTTGCTGAGCAAATGCTCCGGAAATCGCGCGACGCTTGGGATTTTGCCAAATCCGATCTGGGCAATTTTCAGACGGCTTGCATGGTTTCGCCATATTTTTACGAAGAAGACAATTGGGTTGACGACATGGAACTGGCAGCTGCGACCTTAATTCCGACAGAAAAGCAGATCGATTTTCAGAAAGAAGCCAAATACTGGGGCGAGTTGGAACCGGTAACGCCCTGGATGGAACTGAACCGTGCCCGGCATTACCAGTATTATCCGTTTGTGAATTTGGGACATGCTTTATTGGCTCAGTCATCCGATCCGTTGATTGCCAAGCAGTTTGCCGCTTTGATGAAACAGGGACTCGATCAAATCCGGAAATATGCAGCCAACGATCCGTTCCGGATTGGCGTTCCATTTGTTTGGTGCTCCAATAATTTTGTGGCAGCAGCCATCACTCAGGCTAAATTATACCGAAAAATTACCGGCGATAATACTTACGAAGAAATGGAAGCCGCTTTAACTGATTGGCTGTTTGGTTGTAATCCATGGGGAACATCAATGATATGTGGACTTCCGGCTGGGGGCGATTATCCTGAAAAACCACATTCGGCGATTACGCTTTACCTGAATCAAACCACAACCGGCGGTTTGGTTGATGGTCCGGTTTATACCAGCATTTATAAGAGTTTGCTCGGAATTCATTTATTAAGAGCAGATCAGTACCCTGAATTTCAGGATGGCAAGGCGGTTTACCACGATGATATTGGTGATTATTCGACCAACGAACCAACGATGGACGGAACGGCCAGTCTGAGCTACCTGCTTTCGTCGCTCGAAGTTGAAGGTCATACTTCGGGAGATGTTTTGGACAATCAGGGTGCTTTGGTACGGAAAAATCCGGCTGAAAAGAAAGTGTACCTGATTTTTTCGGCTCACGAATTAGGCGAAGGAGGACAACTAATTGCTCAAACTTTGAAAAAATACAAAGCCAAAGGTTCATTTTTCCTGACAGGGACTTTCTATAACAATCCGGAAAATAAATCACTCATCAACGAATTGATTGCTGATGGTCATTATCTGGGAGCGCACTCCGATGGCCATTTGTTGTATGCCGACTGGACGAAGCGCGATTCGACTCTGGTTACTCAAAAGCAGTTCTCCGATGATTTGAAATTGAATTACAAAAAGATGGAAGCATTTGGTTTGACTCCCGAAAAAGCTTCGGTATTTTTACCTCCGTACGAATGGTACAATGCTGAAAGTGTTGACTGGAGTAGGCAGATGGGTTTGAAAGTGATCAATTTTACGCCTGGAATCCGCTCAAATGCCGATTACACCACACCGGATATGACTGGTTATCGCTCTTCGGAAACGATTTTGAACGACATTCAGACTTTTGAGAAGAATGACCCGAATGGACTGAACGGCTGCATCATGCTGATTCATATGGGAACAGAACCTTCGCGTACTGATAAGTTTTACAATCGGTTGGGCGAACTTCTCTCGTGGCTGAAGAAAAATGGATATTCAACGGATCGGTTTTAATTGTGAGTTCTATGAGATACAAATGCGAACCACATAGACCACATAGGAATAAAAAATGAAAAGCTATGTGATCTATGTGGTTTAAAAACAAGTATATGAAATATAAAATTTTCCAATCGCCGAAGATTATCAAAAACCTGCTGTTTGTCGGAGTCTTTTTTGTTGCCTGCACTCCTGCGCCTAAGACCCCGGTTAATCTGACCAGTGTTGAGCAACTTGTAGCTTCAGGAGAACTGAAAAAGGCAGAAATGATGGCCGATTCGTTAAAAGCAACAGGCACTTTGGGAGCGGCTGATTTGTATAAAATGGATTCTATCGTTGATATTGGCCGCCGCATTCGGCTCGATTTTCGGTTAACTGAGACCGATGTGAAAAGTCAGCTTTCAAAATATTTTCCGGCATTGGATACTGCACTTTTCAGAAATTGGGAAAACTCACTGAAACTTGAGATGCACCTGATTGACGGTGAGAAACGCTATTTCAAAAATGCTGTTGCCAACTTGTTTCGGCTCGACGATGAGGCGCGGAAATTCAAAGAAAAAGTTGATGGCATTCAGGTCGATTCGCTTGATTTATTTTGTTTACAGCATACCGCAAAAGTAATTTCAGCAACTAAAACTTCAGGAGAACCGGTTTTGCCCGTTCATATGATTTTAACCTACACGGTGAAAGCCAAGCCCAATGCGGTTCCTGATGGCCAGATCATTCGTTGCTGGATGCCGTTTCCGAGGGAAGGACATGCAAGGCAAAAGAACATCAATCTGCTGAAATCTGATCCTGAAAAAGCGATGGGTGCTCCCGAAAGCGACCTTCAGCACGCGGTTTATCTGGAAAAGAAAGCGGTGAAAGATCAGCCAACCGTTTTTCAGATTGAATTTGAGGTTGAAACCGCTGCCCAATACTTTGATCTGGAGCCGGCGAAAATTAAACCTTACAA is a window from the Aquipluma nitroreducens genome containing:
- a CDS encoding MFS transporter, with the protein product MNFSTFASLKNRNYRLFFMGQSVSLLGTWMQKTAVSWVVYSLTQSKFMLGVSVFATLFPTALVSLYGGIVADRYNRYKILLSTQVVSLLQAVLLTLAIVFFKQHVVWEIIVLGAVLGVINGFDMPARQSLVRELVGRKEDLPNALALNSSMVNLSKLIGPAIAGFILERFGDAICFGINAISFIPVILSLLLMKLPKPEPKPKADKNLKYEFLEAFVYIKNTPVVSSVIIFVGIMGLLVLPFSTLTPVFAKDIFNGSAFTLGIIDGVIGFGAFLGALFLASLRQGSNLSKVLAINTLVFGIGLILFSQITVLSLALLFIAIGSFGMMSVRTISNTIVQIHVPNQFRGRVISIYLMVLTATIPIGSLIVGAVSHYIGVETTVLIEGFLALIVAIFYVRYLKNEKLKDEGQSLLEQQPQEA
- a CDS encoding TlpA family protein disulfide reductase, with amino-acid sequence MKRTVLLTFSIAILSVLACSKKTDSGQPNANYKNLEKDFITWWTYHENNIILSSNFIAIDNLSNRISKEDFFEKLTSGDYIPLKLNSKDSLVYYKLFKLDEGSNSEIRQQIKRSSTANYIHFKAEGKPFPKFQFFDLNGTEYNNENTKGKIVILKCWFIGCHACVAEFPELNKLVNNYRNRKDVVFISLATDSKEKLNQFLAQKKFNYAVVADQTKFITKELNVSSYPTHLIIDSNGIIRKVVNKADEMILALNDKEFLKTSLASIPSLPASN
- a CDS encoding rhodanese-like domain-containing protein; the protein is MDARIKYSVLLVGVGIILAFLPFDAAQTFQLKSNELLTRSASDNMYFSVDQVARAVNSEDSTIQIIDVRSAAQFRECNIPSSINIPFDDLQNPLWEATLNQKKVKNIFYGNGDQTANYAWTIVTGLGYPNNYVMKGGLNEWFHTVMLSQYSGEKITPAENARFENRLNARKAFTQINSLPDSLKTKFFNAKRLNQSKLDGGCN
- a CDS encoding N-acetylmuramic acid 6-phosphate etherase, with the protein product MTTTTTTTSTTEADSLYNDLEKKSVKELLLSIHEEDKKVLPAVHNAIPQIEKLVEEVYQRMKKGGRLFYLGAGTSGRLGILDASEIPPTFGVGHDLVIGLIAGGDRAIRKAVEMAEDDEEQAWKDMEKYELSKLDSIVGIAASGRTPYVIGAVKRARTEGILTGCIVNNKDSVLAQNVDIPIEAIVGPEFLTGSTRMKSGTSQKLILNMITTSLMIKLGRVKGNKMVNMQLTNQKLINRGTRMIMTELGYDEVKAKRLLLLHGSVNAVLMAEKEEK
- a CDS encoding isocitrate lyase/PEP mutase family protein; the encoded protein is MVSGIQKEKAELFLKYHQDKEILVLLNSWDPGSSKLIEACGYKAIATTSMGIAASLGYPDCEVIQLSEMIHVIMGIVNAVQVPVTVDIEAGYGNNVNEIIESVTKIIATGIVGINIEDSIELSAELIDENEFCERISAIRALSDSLGFHLVINARTDSFYTSSGSTREKLAESIKRGNKYREAGADCIFVQPVWEKETISTLVKEINAPINILSNPTIGGGLPLSVRELQDLGVARLSLGSGLMKATLALIKKVANELSEKGTYNILLDGLSPVSETALAYKMAIGLNK
- a CDS encoding PIG-L deacetylase family protein, with product MTKHSRRQFFQNAIPVTIGTTIGLSNVSAMGNSASTSIEKKMKIVVVGAHPDDPETICGGLMAMYSGLGHEVVSVYLTRGEAGIEGKTHEESAKIRTAEALTACAILKVRPEFIGQIDGNCEITSERYAPLLDLFKKEKPDIVLTHWPIDSHRDHRICSILVYDAWLNTGRKSALYYCEAMSGVQSQNFAPTDYVDITGVVEQKHKACFAHVSQEIEQTYSEHHGKMEKFRGMEFGCDYAEAFVRHVKSPGIYLK
- a CDS encoding ATPase: MKLIADSGSTKTSWKLIDGSGHIKNIKTSGLNPYSQPEESIIQEVEKVLFPETGTGIQEIYFYGAGIVNAEKGDIIRRALNRIYPEAIVETHSDVLGAARALFGDQAGIACILGTGSNACLYDGKQIAHGISPLGFILGDEGSGSVMGRKLLGDYFKDVMPSRLRDEFGKQFGITREEALNRVYRTEKPNQFLAQFVPFLSENSNSAYCQEFVQHNFMEFFERNVSKLPDYTQYPIGFIGSVAFYFSQILNNTASYFGFEETTIIKEPIDGLEKYYSIK
- a CDS encoding YeeE/YedE thiosulfate transporter family protein, with protein sequence MGPLSIISGFPEWLNLLIAFLIGIGFGFALEQAGFSSSRKLAGMFYGYDTTVLKVFFTAAIVALVGSQLLSFFGLLNLKLVYVNPYYINSAIVGGVIMGAGFIMGGYCPGTGISALSIGKIDAMIFLAGGMVGAFLFAETYPFIETLFLDNFKGAMRIDEWMGVSPGVFTLILIVAAVALFWLAELAEKKFSQADITNEL
- a CDS encoding YeeE/YedE thiosulfate transporter family protein, producing the protein MEKRKYMNPYLAGMLLGLVLLSAMFFSGRGLGASGGIKYAVVAIVGAVDHQHAMETPYYSKYFENGESPLKNWLALEVFGMVLGGFISGALSHRLKFKVEKSPQISNNKRLFFAFLGGVFFVYGAQLARGCTSGAALSGMAVFSVAGFVTMIAIFGSAYLFAWFFRKLWI